Within Candidatus Obscuribacterales bacterium, the genomic segment CCAGAGCCTATCGTGCCATTCAGCATAAGTTACCTGTTATGACTGGCCTGGCACGGGGGGGATGGTCAAAGGATTCAACTGCTCATCAATGGTTTCATTCGTTTGATGTGCTTTTTGTCTTGGAACAAGAACCAGATTTCAGTAATCGAATCATTTTAAGTTCAGAGCATGATCAGCTTGGGCGGTTGAAAGCTGAGCTTCACTGGCAGATGTCAGATAGGATGTTGCAAAGTGTGGTGCGATCGCAAGACCTCCTTGCAAGGGCGATCGCCCAAGTGGGTCTGGGGACATTACACCTTTTGCGTGACTTAGACAACTTACCCGTTTTTGAGAGTATGGGATCACACCATCACATGGGCACAACGCGGATGCATCCCAACCCACGTCAAGGCGTTGTTGATGAAAACTGCCGAGTTCATGGCATTG encodes:
- a CDS encoding GMC family oxidoreductase, which codes for RAYRAIQHKLPVMTGLARGGWSKDSTAHQWFHSFDVLFVLEQEPDFSNRIILSSEHDQLGRLKAELHWQMSDRMLQSVVRSQDLLARAIAQVGLGTLHLLRDLDNLPVFESMGSHHHMGTTRMHPNPRQGVVDENCRVHGIDNLYIASSAVFPTGGYANPTLTIVALALRLADQIKVQY